In Euphorbia lathyris chromosome 2, ddEupLath1.1, whole genome shotgun sequence, the sequence ATAGTTACTTTTTTTTCCAACAAAGTAATTATAGAATTTACCTTTATTTTATGTTGTTCAAACTTATGTAAGTAATTATTTCATTtcctttatatattatataattcttaaaatatttttcaaagAGTAATAGTTTAGCTTTTAATATTCAAAAGTAATAACATTTCCATTTAATTATTAAACACAGATATTGGTTGGTTTTCTCTGTGTGCATTTAATCTGGGTTTTGAAATTTGGTCCGCGATCGTTGATAAATTTCTCTTCGGTTAGTTGGTTCTCCTTTGTACGTGTAATCTTATTTTTCCAGATTCACTTGAGTTTTtaggaaaaataaaagaaaaacaaatactGCATAAATTTTAAAGAAATGTTTAATAATACGAATTGAATTATTCATTATTTTCAATACTTTAATACGCTTTAAAAAATTgttacactaaatttcaatatttatatattcattaaagTAATAATCTGTAAAtttctagatatctaaataatGGTGACGAAACCAAATAAAAAAACCGTGCAAAGCACGGGTCTAAAACTAGTGTGATATTATTAAGTTATGAAATATAACAAAATATTTTACTAAAGCCCTTGTTTGGGAATATCAAGTTAACTTTGTTTGGAAGTTGTTTTTTGAGAGTAAATGAAAGTTAATAAGGTTAAATGTTTATTTTCTCcaacctccaaactctaacctccaaattgggggttaatgaGAGTAACgtaaagtttttaaatttttttgtctctgcagagtaaatttaacattacttcccctccatatttaaactctcAAACGAAATTAAACTGTTAATCCCATTTATATTCTATAAACTCCCAAATAAgggtaatttttaatttttctttccatCACTTCTCCACCATTTTtattacctcctttaactccCACCTTCGTTAACCTCCAAAGCGCCACACAAAGGCGAAAGAAGCTATTCATTTaacaaggaaaaaaaaaaaccattcaTTGGTAAGGAAGGGCTTTTTTTTGGTTCTTCGTGTTTGGGCCAACGGCGAGATCCAGAGATTTAGTGCGAGCACGTGGCATTGAATGGTTGGTGGACTCAAAAAAGAAATAAGAGAGCGAGTATATGTGATGAAAGCCCTTTCCTAATTAGGGTGCAGTAGAAAAGAAGAGCATCTATGGTTGAAGGTTCGCCGGATAACAAACACATACCCACAgaaggaagaaaggaaaaggaaaaggaaaaggggaaaaacATATACACACTACACAACATTAACACCAATCTCAGTCCACCATCCCTAAATACAAACAAACACTCTACTGGTACGCCATATttccttttctatttctttttccttttattttttccCCAAATTAACTAAATTTGTTCCTTTCCCTATTCGATCTGctgtttttatttctgtttttcttgAGCATGTTCCCCCACCTCGGGTTCTGCtcattttgatttgattttagggtttttgGGTGCCATTCATCTCTGATTGACCTATCTCACATGCATACTCACTCCCCCCTTTTCGTTAATCGGGTCCACGGTGGGTTTGTGTTAATGGCGATAATCCATTTCTAATTCTAGCTCTTTTGAGACAGAATGATGGCTGAGCATAAATTGTCTCCCTGATTTGAAATACATCTGCCTAATTTCTGGTATCTAGCTAGGTTTCCCTTTTGCAGATGTTTTAGAGAGCACAATCAAGgaaattttttcaaaattcagCTTAAATTAGCCTAGTAATACCTTTTCACCTCTGCGACTTAAATAGAATTTTCTCATTTCCACCTTTTCTCCCCTGGATTCTATACAGTGCAAAGTTTAGGCTTTTAttgattctttggttcctgTTAAACCAATTCTAGTAACCAAATAATCATTCTGTCTTCAAGTTATATGTCGCATTTGATTTGTAGTAGTTGCCTAAGTTATGGCAACTGCTATTCCTTTTTACAAGAGCAAAACTTTTGTGAGCTCCCCATTTCCCACCTGGCACATGGAGAGTTCTTTAAACTCTCATGTGGTGTCATACCAGCATTGTTTTGCCCTTTGCTACCTGCCTAGGTCAATTCATGTGCAATATGCACATCCTTGCAGGTACCATGCATTTTCCATAATGGTTAATGAATGAGGCTTGCAGTTAATCTGGAAGCCATTTAACTGCAGTTATTGGGTGATAAAACTTGGGGCGTGAAACAGTGATGGCAGAAAGCACAGAAGTAGACGAAAGAGTGGATCTTGATGAAGACAATTACATGGAAGAAATGGATGATGAAgttgaagatggagaagatgataaTGGGGATGCACATGTTGAAGAAAATGCTGAAGAAGAGGATTATGAGGACTCAAAAGCTGAGGGCAGTCAGAAAGGTCAATCACCAGAAATAGATAGAAGCCATGCTGATACTGAGCCTTTAGAAGATGAAGAAAAGCCCACTGCTTCTGTCAAtgaagaggaaaaagagaagcATGCTCACCTTCTTGCCCTTCCTCCACAAGGTTCCGAAGTTTTCATTGGTGGACTCCCTAAGGATGTATCAGAGGATGATTTGAGTGATCTCTGTGAACCTCTAGGCGAAATTTTTGAGGTCATAACTGTTTTGCCATATTCTTTTGAACTGCAGGAacttattttattcttattgttCTTTATATGTATTTTATGTTAAAATAAATTTCAGATAAGGCTAGTGAAAGATAAGGATTCTGGTGAAAGCAAGGGCTTTGCTTTTGTTTCATTTACATCAAAGGAGGCTGCTCAAAAGGCCATTGAAGATCTTCAAAGCAAGGAGTTCAAGGTAATGATATCTCGTTGCAGCAATTTCATTACTTGATGATTGTCACGTCCCGTGTCCAAAAGTTTCAATCTTTGTACCCCCGATATAGGTTATAATGTATATATCTTTTGAAGTGTTAACTATTTATGATTTCAAGTATAATATtaggttcaatttaatgtttttaggtgtaaattaacaGTTTTGGGTAAGTTTTATAAAAAGTATAAATTAAGAGAACCAAAATGATTATTTATCCAATTTTGTTACAGAAAGTCAATGTAATAAAATGTATAGCATGCTTAGGCTGCTGTGACAGCTATAGGCTGCTAGTAGGTCCACTATGTTTTCTTTATTGTAGGGAAAACCTTGTATAAATATGTGTATTCATCTTAAGTTTAATATATCAATGTAGACTcttaatctacatggtatcccatgtagTCTAGTGTATTACATGGTCTGTTACAAATTTCAAAATTATACACGTATAAGTATAATTTTATTAGCAATTAAATTTCataatatttaaattagtaTTCTTACCACCAATATATAAATGATATTACATACCATTAGTCAAagatattgttattattattacgtaattgttattgttattattaatatatatatctatgaaaggcgcaaggcgcactaaggcgcaaggggggtcctggagccttggcgcaaggcGCAACTTAAGGCGCGCGCCCGAGCGACTCGAGGCGCACCCAAAATGAATtcataaattcataatactagtcacaaatagtcaaatatcaacaataaaaccataaaatgcatGAGTTAAGTTCTAGTTAACTACTAAGGCATAATGTTTGCTGCGATATGTGTAGTAAAAACTTTCCATCTCTGTCTGtctctgtttttcttttattttctgaacTCAAAATACCCTAAAATACCCTCAGCCCTAAAATACCCTAAATTACCCTAAGGTAGCCAAGGCGCGTGCCTTACTAACCAAGGCGCTAAGGCTGGAGCCTTAGCcgaggcgcgcctttaataactatgagtTTAAGTTATAATGAAGCAAtagtattttaataaaaataagtgaAACCACTAACCAACTAATGCATGGAAAAGAAAAGGTGTCTTACAAGGATGAAGACACTAAGAAAGAAAcgtgtaaaaaaaaatacatatatgaaaGGTGTCATTTTAATAGAAGGAGAGCATATAATTggttatatgtatatatatagtgagGCTATAGAAAGGGATtcccttactttttattttaagggaAGAATAGAGTTATTCTAGTTACCAAACAATATTAGAGTTATTAGAttaaacaaattcaattaattttttttattcaattaaattaaaatcctAATATGTCTACatctctctccttcttctcttAAACCTCACggctctctctctcctccttcccTTAAACCATTCACGACTCTGACCATAAATCGGTGAGAAGCAATTGCAAATTCTATATTGTTTCTATGTCGATTGCTCAAAATTTATTGCCTTTTctgtattttatcaaaaaattgtATTTCAATTGCTCAAAATTTATAACTGAATTTATGGATTTTATTGTTTGATTTCTTCAATTAATGAATTTATGGATTTTATTGTTTGATTTCTTCAATTAAAGAATCGGTGGCTGCACATAGAGGGTTTAATAGAGATAAACTATTAGTTCCAAGAGAAGTAATGTCACAATTCAGCTTAAATGGGTATGAAATATCCCCCAAAACTAGAATCCAAATTAATGGATGGGCTATAGGAAGAGATGCTAAGGTATGGAAAGATAAGAGTTTTATCCTTAGGAAAATCATCTTCCTATTAATTACAAAGAGCAAATTATGAAATGTTACGATTTGgtggaggaagaaagaagaggaTGTGGTGTTTCAATGGGAATGACTTTGGTAGAGCCTGCTCTTGCAAATCTTTTGTTGCATTTTGATTGAAAATTACCTAGCAATGTGAAGATTAATGATTTATGATTATATGTGTGCAGCCACCTATTTATGAATACTGTATTAAACCTTCTGTGTGCAGCCACTGATTGTAAATCTTGAATTGCAGAAAAATGCAAGAAATCAAACgaataaaatacataaattataaattttgagTAATTGAAATAATTTATGGCCGAAGTCGTGAATGGTTTAAGGGAAAGATGAGAGAGAGTCTTGAGGTTTAAGAGAAGGAGAGAGAGTTGTACGTATTTAAGACAAGGAGAGAGATGTAGACATATTaggattttaatttaattgaatttgtttaaTCTAATAACTCAAATATTGTTTGGTAATTAGAACAACTCTATTCTTCCCTTAGAATAAAAAGTAAGGGAATCCCTCTCTATAGcctcactatatatatatatatatatatatatatatatatatatatatatatatatatattagaaagaaaaagagaaagagggagtGATCCcgtagaagaaaaaaaaggggaTATAAATTAATGTGAAAGAAGGAAGTTCAACGAGAGAATATTTTCCGGAGCAAACGGTCTCGTGTGAACAGACTAGCCTAGAAATTGTATCGTTCACGAGGTGATATTCTTTAACCTTTATAAGATAATATCATTTTCTCTTTGATACTGTTATAGTTAGATATTACAATAGATACGAATAGacacgagtctaactgaaccttcggtTGGAATTAACGATATCAggttaatttatatattacaaTTTCGGTGACAAACGAGAATAGTCCGATAAAGTGTTTGgtgtaaaatttagttttaagttatttgattaatatttaagTGACTTTATTTTGTcaagttaaaataagttatgaaggactaatactgatatTCATCCAGTAGAGTCGGTATAAagtcgaatataaaattagtacaagAAATTGAATTTAAAACTAGTTCAAATAAACTTATGCCAATATAACGAGTCTAACGGTGTATTCGGTCTAAATTAATTATATCGGTTTAATGTTATACGTAACTATTCTAatgacagataaaaataagttttagtcTTAAATTATTTAAGGGGCTTTAAATACGttttattaaattgtttaaaatatgtTGTTTAAAACATTTATATacatttgattttgattatttgaagaataattatttattatcgtggTATTTTGAAAATTGGGTTGGAAAGTGAATTTGACTATTTTATGTgtattgtttttggattgagaaagctgttgcggttgttattgttattatttctgTGACTTGGATTGAATTCCAAATGTGATTTTTATGTTGCgatattttgaaagaaagataaaatggttttgtccaattaggattgcccggggtaggagttgtaagttgtaagaccatacctaatggcggtgtggccagagtgcacgactggtagtcctaacgttaggcaaggaacgagatatgaatgagatatctcgattattgacatgattgatgttatgataagttacacgggtggaattcgaggatggatacacatacacaaattttatattatgtttttaaaaTGTTGGATGATTTGATATTttacgtttatttgattacgagttggtttgataaaacggttATTTGTTCATGAGCGagtttgataaaatgtttattcgatttgattcattttgataaaatgattcatctatataattatatagtaataaagtaAATTGTACAATTAAATGATTAACGTGTCAATCAACGtatcaattaattaagagaactaCGAAATTTtggagaactacctaaaataggtagaactacgtggctttgattcccgatttaaaaattaaaagacgttcgggatacgtaggaagcttgatagaattatcaagtctaAGCCAAATAACTAcataaactttaggtagtccgaataaattattatctattagaaaataagTTTGGCTTTTAGACTGCTAGAAGTTCGTTATCATGTTTTCCGTTCATTTTGGGTCGTGTGTGACAATGATGCTTTTTGTTTTCTTATGGCAACAATTATATCTTCACTGCAGGGGAAAACCTTGAGATGTTCACTTTCTGAAACAAAGAACAGATTATTTATTGGAAATGTTCCAAAGAGTTGGACGGAGGACGAATTTAGAGAAGTTATTGAGGAGGTTGGTCCTGGAGTGGAAATCATTGAGCTTATAAAGGTACTCTTTTAATTGAAAATTGTTGTACCGTACATTAATATTGAATTATGGAAGCATTTACCTAGTTAATTATAGTTTATTCTGTTTTTACAGGATCCCCAAAATTCATCCCGCAATCGTGGCTTTGCTTttgtattatattataataatgcATGTGCTGACTATTCCAGACAGAAAATGTTAAATGCAAATTTTAAGCTGGAAGGAAATACCCCAACTATCAGCTGGGCTGATCCAAAGGGCACACCTGATCATTCTTCTGCTGCTGCTGCCCAGGTGAATTATTAAACCAATATGCAGCTAACTCTTTGATAAGTTCAGGTTCATTGTATAGTTGGTTCATCAATCCACAATCCATTGTACATTTTGTTTTGCAATTCTCGGGAGATCTACATGATAAAAATATGGTAGAAGTTTTTGATGTAACTATGATCTCAGGTACTTGTTATGTACTGGTGTCATAATTTTAGTGTGTGTTACCTTTCCATAGTTATTTAAGGTGCAAGGCGCACTTAGGCACAAGGTTGTCCTAGAGCCTAGGGCATGAGCGATACAAGCCGCACtaaaagatatatataaaaaaaatttataaatggcaacaattaacatttctaaaatacaaaaaatagtCAAATAACAATAATCTTAATTGTAAAATGCATGAAATGaatttcaaattaattattaaccTAGTAAGCACCCACATAGGTACTTGTAACAGTGCGGGTGCGGAAAACGGCATTTGAAAAAATCTGAGACTTCTCTTCGTTAGTTGGGGGAATAATCCGCAGGAATCAGATTTTTTTGAGGAACATATCGAGAGAGAATTGGATTTGGTTAGACAATGTAGCAGTTTCTTCCCTGGTGTGTGCGAGCCTCTTTACCCAAGCCAAGGTATAGACGAAATAGAGATAATAGGGCCTGTGAGCAAACAAAAAAGGAATTTCATCTGGTTGATAGCTCCTACTTCTTTACTGGCATTACGCCATGATAGGTCTTGAAGAAATCGAAACGAGAAGAAAAAATTGATTTCACCTAGCTTAGCTCGGTAGCCGGTGCTATCAGCATAGCTGTGAACAAGAAGGAATAGGATTGAATAGAGGAACTCCCGAACATTTGGCGATCTCAGATGTGTCGGTATCAATGGTGGCTCATTAGTTGAAATGGTCTCGCTCCCTTTCTACACCCTTCTCTTTCTCGTATCACCAGCCAGAGGCCACCATGCCTCGCTGTCAGATTCGTTTTCCTGGTTGTGATGTGATTTGACCCTTCACtcctttctttttcctttcttggtcaTAAAGGGTACAGCGGGGACACCCCAAATATATATAACATTCATAACTCATTATAAACcttaaataaaatccataataagtctttcaaaaaaaaaaaaaacatccatAATAAGTCATTAGTTCATCAAAAAGAAACATTTAATACTTCAAACCATTTAAACTACCATAAAAGGGGCTGTTGCTATattcttttctttaaattttgatttctttttccttattagggttttattttatttttatatatcaacccctcttttttgtaaaattattatataCACCCTACTTAATTAACTCAGAAGTCATGTCCCCGATGTGTCCGACCTCGGGAGTTATTTGTTTCGATCTCTATCCTTCTGCCTTGGCAATAATCCTGCAAAAGGTGGATTGTTCAGAGTAGGTTCCATGGATTTGGTtgatctctctctcttttttttttttttttctcatctaCCTATCTTATTGATCTGTTTGAATGTCTTTGCTCCTACATTTCCGATGTATGTTAACAGATCCTGGTCTTCAAGGTTATAGTTAGCATAGATGAAGAGAAAAAAGGTTTTCAGTGCAAACACTGAGATTTCTTGTAAATAGTATTTTGCATCTGGTTCCAAGAAAAGCCTATGAGGC encodes:
- the LOC136217392 gene encoding heterogeneous nuclear ribonucleoprotein Q isoform X1, producing MVEGSPDNKHIPTEGRKEKEKEKGKNIYTLHNINTNLSPPSLNTNKHSTVMAESTEVDERVDLDEDNYMEEMDDEVEDGEDDNGDAHVEENAEEEDYEDSKAEGSQKGQSPEIDRSHADTEPLEDEEKPTASVNEEEKEKHAHLLALPPQGSEVFIGGLPKDVSEDDLSDLCEPLGEIFEIRLVKDKDSGESKGFAFVSFTSKEAAQKAIEDLQSKEFKGKTLRCSLSETKNRLFIGNVPKSWTEDEFREVIEEVGPGVEIIELIKDPQNSSRNRGFAFVLYYNNACADYSRQKMLNANFKLEGNTPTISWADPKGTPDHSSAAAAQVKALYVKNIPENTSTDQLKELFQRHGEVTKVVMPPGKAGKRDFGFIHFAERSSALKAVKETEKYEIDGQSLEVVLAKPQADKKSEGIYPYSAGIHPNHGPNPAYGGFAGNPYGSLGGGYGVSGGFQQPVIYGRGPMPAGMHMVPMVLPDGRIGYVLQQPGVQMPQQPRPRRGDRSNGPSGPGRAGSSGDDGNRNRRYRPY
- the LOC136217392 gene encoding heterogeneous nuclear ribonucleoprotein Q isoform X2, producing MAESTEVDERVDLDEDNYMEEMDDEVEDGEDDNGDAHVEENAEEEDYEDSKAEGSQKGQSPEIDRSHADTEPLEDEEKPTASVNEEEKEKHAHLLALPPQGSEVFIGGLPKDVSEDDLSDLCEPLGEIFEIRLVKDKDSGESKGFAFVSFTSKEAAQKAIEDLQSKEFKGKTLRCSLSETKNRLFIGNVPKSWTEDEFREVIEEVGPGVEIIELIKDPQNSSRNRGFAFVLYYNNACADYSRQKMLNANFKLEGNTPTISWADPKGTPDHSSAAAAQVKALYVKNIPENTSTDQLKELFQRHGEVTKVVMPPGKAGKRDFGFIHFAERSSALKAVKETEKYEIDGQSLEVVLAKPQADKKSEGIYPYSAGIHPNHGPNPAYGGFAGNPYGSLGGGYGVSGGFQQPVIYGRGPMPAGMHMVPMVLPDGRIGYVLQQPGVQMPQQPRPRRGDRSNGPSGPGRAGSSGDDGNRNRRYRPY